In Actinoplanes derwentensis, the following proteins share a genomic window:
- a CDS encoding tyrosine recombinase XerC codes for MRIRELHERLPPALREAVDEFGRHLAMVEGRSEHTVRAYVGDVVSLLDHAAYEGRTTLADLDIVVLRGWLAARMGSGAARTSQARRAAAVRVFTGWAHRTGRAPGDPGAQLASPRAHRSLPTVLRADQAAALMTPAHPAGRADPPADEPEPSDPAADEPEPNNPAAGEPGYSDRSAAEPVGSDPAADEPPEGSTDRTTIATGGTATTIGAGDAAIAIRDRAVLELLYATGIRVSELCALNRADVDHARQVVRVFGKGAKERAVPFGHPARRALDDYLRLARPELRTRASRDALLLGAKGGRLQPTVVRRIVGDAARAAGLPHTSPHDLRHSAATHLLDGGADLRAVQELLGHSSLASTQVYTHVSTDRLRAAFQQAHPRA; via the coding sequence ATGCGAATCCGGGAATTGCACGAGCGGCTGCCTCCGGCCCTGCGGGAGGCGGTGGACGAGTTCGGCCGGCACCTGGCGATGGTGGAGGGGCGGTCGGAGCACACGGTCCGGGCGTACGTCGGCGATGTGGTCTCTCTTCTTGATCATGCGGCGTACGAGGGCCGGACCACCCTCGCCGACCTGGACATCGTGGTGCTCCGTGGGTGGCTGGCGGCCCGGATGGGTTCCGGGGCCGCCCGGACCTCGCAGGCCCGGCGTGCCGCGGCGGTCCGCGTCTTCACCGGCTGGGCGCACCGCACCGGCCGTGCCCCGGGTGATCCGGGCGCCCAACTAGCCAGCCCGCGCGCCCACCGCTCCCTGCCGACCGTGCTCCGCGCCGATCAGGCCGCCGCACTGATGACCCCAGCCCACCCGGCCGGCCGCGCCGACCCGCCTGCCGACGAGCCCGAGCCCAGCGATCCGGCCGCCGACGAACCCGAACCCAACAATCCGGCCGCCGGCGAACCCGGCTACAGCGACCGGTCTGCCGCCGAGCCCGTCGGCAGCGACCCAGCTGCCGACGAGCCTCCCGAAGGCAGCACCGACCGGACAACCATCGCCACGGGTGGCACGGCGACGACCATCGGCGCGGGTGACGCGGCGATCGCGATTCGGGATCGGGCCGTGCTGGAACTGCTGTATGCGACCGGGATCCGGGTCAGTGAACTCTGCGCCCTGAATCGCGCCGACGTCGACCACGCCCGCCAGGTGGTGCGGGTCTTCGGCAAGGGGGCCAAGGAGCGTGCGGTTCCGTTCGGCCATCCGGCTCGGCGGGCGCTGGACGACTATCTTCGCCTGGCCCGGCCCGAACTGCGCACCAGAGCCAGTCGCGACGCGCTCTTGCTGGGTGCGAAAGGTGGCCGCCTGCAACCGACGGTGGTCCGCCGGATCGTCGGCGACGCGGCGCGGGCGGCGGGGCTTCCGCACACCAGTCCGCACGACCTGCGGCATTCGGCGGCCACTCATCTGCTGGACGGCGGCGCCGATCTGCGGGCCGTGCAGGAGTTGCTGGGGCACAGTTCCCTGGCGAGCACCCAGGTCTACACCCATGTGTCGACCGACCGTTTGCGGGCGGCCTTCCAGCAGGCCCATCCGAGAGCCTGA
- a CDS encoding pyridoxamine 5'-phosphate oxidase family protein yields the protein MARWEEIEREAPEFAARVRALFEAGTNKTIATLRRDGSPRISASEAEFTDGEITFGMMPDSLKLRDIRRDPRLAMHSPTLEPPPGDPSAGPGDAKLAGRAVEIPPPADTPHVGAGFFRIDIQEVALTYVGTPADHLVIESWHPSRGHHRRTRA from the coding sequence ATGGCACGCTGGGAGGAAATCGAGAGAGAAGCCCCGGAGTTCGCGGCCCGAGTGCGGGCCCTGTTCGAAGCCGGGACCAACAAGACCATCGCCACGCTGCGCCGCGACGGCTCACCCCGGATCAGCGCTTCGGAGGCCGAGTTCACCGACGGCGAGATCACCTTCGGCATGATGCCCGACTCGTTGAAACTGAGAGACATTCGCCGAGACCCCCGCCTGGCGATGCACAGCCCCACCTTGGAGCCCCCACCCGGCGACCCGTCCGCCGGCCCGGGCGACGCCAAGCTGGCTGGCCGCGCCGTTGAGATCCCACCACCGGCCGACACCCCACACGTCGGCGCGGGCTTCTTCCGCATCGACATCCAGGAGGTGGCCCTGACCTACGTCGGCACCCCCGCCGACCACCTGGTGATCGAGTCCTGGCACCCGTCCCGAGGCCACCACCGCCGAACCCGAGCCTGA
- a CDS encoding winged helix-turn-helix domain-containing protein, whose amino-acid sequence MIDHSADRAVFRQLADLLRRQIESGDLAPGDILPSELRLAEDHKLSRTTVRQAIGQLRSEGLVTVDRPRGTFVRVPEPVELIPLTTGARVSARMPTASERRRHRLRDGVPVLVVTAPDGAATSYPADRVQLTRP is encoded by the coding sequence ATGATCGATCACTCAGCGGATCGCGCGGTCTTTCGCCAGCTGGCTGACCTGCTGCGACGGCAGATCGAGAGCGGTGACCTCGCCCCGGGCGACATACTGCCCAGCGAGTTGCGACTGGCCGAGGACCACAAACTCAGCCGAACCACGGTGCGCCAGGCCATCGGCCAACTGCGCAGCGAAGGCCTGGTCACCGTGGACCGCCCACGCGGCACGTTCGTCCGGGTCCCCGAACCGGTCGAACTGATCCCCCTGACCACTGGCGCACGCGTCAGCGCCCGGATGCCCACCGCCAGCGAACGCCGCCGTCACCGCCTCCGCGACGGCGTCCCCGTCCTGGTGGTCACCGCCCCCGACGGCGCAGCCACCAGCTACCCAGCCGACCGAGTCCAACTGACCCGCCCCTGA
- a CDS encoding regulator, protein MGAHEIRIRLGGVSRQRAYQITSRADFPKPAADLAQGKVWLTEDVEAWMKVHRRDLDESED, encoded by the coding sequence ATGGGCGCGCACGAGATCCGTATCCGTCTCGGCGGCGTCAGCCGGCAGCGGGCGTACCAGATCACCAGCCGTGCCGATTTTCCGAAGCCAGCCGCTGACCTTGCGCAGGGGAAGGTGTGGTTGACCGAGGACGTCGAGGCGTGGATGAAAGTTCATCGCCGTGACCTGGACGAGTCCGAGGACTGA
- a CDS encoding DNA-processing protein DprA, which yields MGGLEDRIARVALTWLAEPGNRTVWALVHQDGAPATLDRLLTGDVPDRGLRTTVAARAVAGDPRRIAEIALRRGDRLGTRLVVPSDSEWPGRLNDLATLELDASGRVNHDIRPPLCFWVRGEWSLGATLERSVSIIGARAATDYGTNVTGDLAYSVTCEGWTVLSGGAFGIDAAAHRGALAADGRTVAVLACGVERPYPAGNSALLERVAETGLLISEWPIGADPLRHRFLIRNRVIAAATAGTVVVEAAARSGATQTMSRVLALGRPAMVVPGPVTSAMSVGCHEILRSNPGARIVTSAREILEEVGRIGEYLADPPRGPERRHDQLDEESALVLEALPTNRSSTPERIAAEARLTLRTVLRRLSLLEIAGLVVRAGDGYALRHARSEGR from the coding sequence ATCGGCGGGCTGGAGGACCGGATCGCGCGGGTGGCGCTGACATGGCTGGCCGAGCCTGGGAACCGGACGGTCTGGGCCCTGGTTCACCAGGATGGCGCGCCGGCGACTCTCGATCGCCTGCTCACCGGTGATGTACCGGACCGCGGACTGCGCACCACGGTCGCCGCACGGGCCGTCGCCGGTGACCCGCGGCGGATCGCTGAGATCGCACTACGGCGCGGGGACCGACTCGGCACCCGGCTCGTGGTCCCGTCCGACAGCGAGTGGCCGGGCCGGCTCAACGACCTGGCGACGCTGGAACTCGACGCCTCCGGACGGGTCAATCACGACATCCGGCCGCCGCTCTGCTTCTGGGTGCGCGGGGAGTGGTCCCTCGGCGCGACGCTGGAACGATCGGTCTCGATCATCGGCGCCCGCGCGGCCACCGACTACGGCACGAACGTCACCGGCGATCTGGCGTACTCGGTGACCTGCGAAGGCTGGACGGTCCTGTCCGGCGGGGCCTTCGGCATCGACGCGGCGGCTCATCGAGGAGCACTCGCGGCTGACGGGCGTACCGTCGCGGTCCTCGCCTGCGGGGTTGAACGTCCCTATCCGGCCGGGAACTCGGCCCTGCTCGAACGGGTCGCCGAAACCGGCCTGCTGATCAGCGAGTGGCCGATCGGCGCCGACCCGCTCCGCCACCGGTTCCTGATCAGGAACCGGGTGATCGCCGCGGCCACCGCCGGGACCGTCGTCGTCGAAGCCGCCGCCCGCAGCGGCGCGACGCAGACGATGAGCCGGGTACTGGCACTGGGCCGGCCCGCGATGGTCGTGCCCGGGCCGGTGACCTCGGCGATGTCGGTCGGCTGCCACGAGATCCTGCGAAGCAATCCGGGCGCGCGGATCGTCACGTCCGCCCGGGAGATCCTCGAGGAGGTCGGCCGGATCGGCGAGTACCTGGCTGATCCACCCCGCGGACCGGAACGCCGCCACGATCAGCTGGACGAGGAGAGCGCCCTCGTCCTGGAGGCGCTACCCACGAACCGGTCGTCCACTCCGGAGCGGATCGCCGCGGAGGCGCGGCTGACTCTGCGCACGGTGTTGCGGCGCCTGTCGCTGCTGGAGATAGCCGGACTGGTGGTACGAGCCGGCGACGGCTACGCCCTCAGGCACGCCCGTTCCGAGGGCCGCTGA
- a CDS encoding YifB family Mg chelatase-like AAA ATPase, translating to MGYARVLCAGLAGVTGHLVEVEADLSNGLPTLVLTGLPDTALNEARDRVRAAVVNSGHDWPNRRITVNLLPAALHKHGSGFDLAIAAAVLAGAGALPPARLDGVALLGELGLDGTVRPVRGVLPMVAAAARDGITRVIVPLANACEATVVPGVTVRAVDTLQRLVEFAGGTGTLLEPPDVPPAPEPPGPDLADLSGQETGRHALEVAAAGGHHLALLGPPGAGKTMLAERLPSILPPLDDEAALEVTALQSIAGVLPPDGRLVRRPPFQAPHHSSSIAALIGGGSGLIRPGAISLAHHGVLFLDEIPEMGRATLQALRQPLESGRVLISRARGTTEYPARAQLVVAANPCPCASPAGDQACHCGPVIRRRYLGRLSGPLLDRIDMKVTLLPVRAAQLLAGPEPAEPSAAVAGRVARARAAAADRWARHGWRVNADVPGSDLRRPPWRLPAGDTVVLHSALDRGALSARGYDRCLRIAWTIADLDGRPRPDGGDVFEAYQLRMGEASARPAR from the coding sequence ATGGGCTACGCCCGGGTGCTCTGCGCCGGTCTCGCCGGTGTCACCGGCCACCTCGTCGAAGTGGAGGCCGACCTCTCCAACGGCCTGCCCACCCTCGTCCTCACCGGGCTGCCGGACACCGCGCTGAACGAGGCCCGCGACCGGGTCCGGGCGGCCGTGGTCAACTCCGGGCACGACTGGCCCAACCGGCGGATCACCGTCAACCTGCTCCCCGCCGCCCTGCACAAACACGGCAGCGGCTTCGACCTGGCGATCGCCGCGGCGGTCCTCGCCGGAGCCGGCGCGCTCCCCCCGGCCCGGCTCGACGGAGTGGCACTCCTCGGCGAGCTCGGCCTGGACGGCACGGTCCGGCCGGTGCGGGGCGTGCTGCCGATGGTCGCCGCCGCGGCCCGGGACGGGATCACCCGGGTCATCGTGCCGCTGGCCAACGCCTGCGAGGCGACCGTCGTGCCCGGCGTGACCGTGCGGGCCGTCGACACGCTCCAGCGCCTCGTCGAGTTCGCCGGCGGGACCGGGACGCTGCTGGAGCCGCCGGACGTACCGCCCGCTCCCGAACCGCCCGGGCCCGACCTCGCCGACCTCTCCGGCCAGGAGACCGGGCGCCACGCCCTGGAGGTCGCCGCCGCGGGTGGCCACCACCTGGCCCTCCTCGGGCCACCCGGCGCCGGTAAGACGATGCTCGCCGAGCGCCTCCCGTCGATCCTGCCGCCGCTCGACGACGAGGCGGCCCTCGAGGTGACCGCCCTCCAGTCGATCGCCGGGGTTCTGCCGCCCGACGGGCGCCTGGTGCGACGGCCTCCGTTTCAGGCGCCCCACCACAGCTCGTCGATAGCGGCCCTGATCGGCGGCGGATCCGGGCTGATCCGGCCGGGTGCGATCTCCCTCGCCCATCACGGGGTGCTCTTTCTGGATGAGATTCCCGAAATGGGCCGGGCCACCCTGCAGGCGCTGCGGCAGCCGCTGGAGAGCGGGCGGGTGCTGATCTCCCGGGCCCGTGGCACCACCGAATATCCGGCGCGTGCCCAGCTCGTCGTCGCCGCCAACCCCTGCCCGTGCGCGTCACCGGCCGGCGACCAGGCCTGCCACTGCGGGCCGGTGATCCGGCGGCGCTACCTCGGCCGGCTGTCCGGGCCCCTGCTCGACCGGATCGACATGAAGGTCACCCTGCTACCGGTCCGGGCCGCCCAGCTCCTGGCCGGCCCGGAACCCGCCGAACCGTCCGCGGCAGTCGCCGGCCGGGTCGCCCGGGCCCGGGCCGCGGCCGCCGACCGCTGGGCCCGTCACGGCTGGCGGGTCAACGCCGACGTCCCCGGCTCCGACCTGCGCCGGCCGCCGTGGCGGCTACCCGCCGGCGACACCGTCGTCCTGCACTCCGCTCTGGACCGGGGCGCGCTCTCGGCCCGCGGTTACGACCGCTGCCTCCGCATCGCCTGGACCATCGCCGACCTCGACGGCCGCCCACGCCCCGACGGCGGTGACGTGTTCGAGGCCTACCAGCTGCGCATGGGCGAGGCCAGTGCCCGGCCGGCCCGCTGA
- a CDS encoding YraN family protein: MTTQRRAIGAYGERLAARHLEGNGLELLQRNWRCAEGEIDLILRDGDDVVFCEVKTRRTTAFGPPAAAVDHRKVRRLRQLASRWLTEAGVRAAQIRFDVVEILPQPRGAARVHHIRDAF, encoded by the coding sequence ATGACGACTCAGCGACGGGCGATCGGCGCCTACGGCGAGCGGCTGGCCGCCCGGCACCTCGAAGGAAACGGCCTGGAGCTGCTGCAACGGAACTGGCGCTGCGCGGAAGGAGAGATCGATCTCATCCTTCGTGACGGCGACGACGTGGTGTTCTGCGAGGTGAAGACCCGGCGCACGACCGCCTTCGGCCCGCCGGCGGCAGCCGTCGATCACCGCAAGGTGCGCCGGTTACGGCAGCTGGCCTCCCGATGGCTGACCGAGGCGGGGGTACGAGCGGCGCAGATCCGCTTCGACGTGGTCGAGATCCTCCCCCAGCCCCGTGGAGCAGCCCGGGTCCACCACATCCGGGACGCGTTCTGA
- the rpsB gene encoding 30S ribosomal protein S2 encodes MAVVTMRQLLESGVHFGHQTRRWNPKMKRFIFTERNGIYIIDLRQTLEYIEKAYAYVRDTVAEGGHILFVGTKKQAQEAIAEHATRVGQPYVNHRWLGGMLTNFQTVYKRLQRMKELEALGDLTGTAAGYTKKETLQLFREKTKLSKTLGGLRDMTKTPSAIWVVDTKKEHIAVDEARKLGIPVIAVLDTNCDPDEVDFPIPGNDDAIRSAELLTKVIAAAVADGLIQRHGQRRGNNAEEKPEPGTVAAGEPLPEWERDLYEGTEKKADEPAAAAAAEPAAAAPVEAEEPAAAAAEPAAPAAEPEPVAAAAVPAE; translated from the coding sequence ATGGCCGTAGTGACCATGCGCCAGCTGCTCGAGAGCGGCGTCCACTTCGGGCACCAGACCCGTCGTTGGAACCCGAAGATGAAGCGCTTCATCTTCACCGAGCGCAACGGTATCTACATCATCGACCTGCGCCAGACCCTCGAGTACATCGAGAAGGCCTACGCGTACGTCCGTGACACCGTCGCCGAGGGTGGCCACATCCTCTTCGTCGGCACCAAGAAGCAGGCGCAGGAGGCCATCGCCGAGCACGCGACGCGGGTCGGCCAGCCGTACGTGAACCACCGTTGGCTCGGCGGCATGCTGACCAACTTCCAGACCGTTTACAAGCGGCTCCAGCGCATGAAGGAGCTCGAGGCTCTGGGTGACCTGACCGGCACCGCCGCGGGTTACACCAAGAAGGAGACCCTCCAGCTCTTCCGCGAGAAGACCAAGCTCAGCAAGACCCTCGGTGGTCTGCGTGACATGACCAAGACGCCGTCGGCGATCTGGGTCGTGGACACCAAGAAGGAGCACATCGCCGTCGACGAGGCCCGCAAACTGGGCATCCCGGTCATCGCGGTGCTGGACACCAACTGTGACCCGGACGAGGTCGACTTCCCGATCCCGGGTAACGACGACGCGATCCGCTCCGCCGAGCTGCTGACCAAGGTCATCGCGGCTGCTGTCGCCGATGGTCTGATCCAGCGTCACGGTCAGCGCCGGGGCAACAACGCCGAGGAGAAGCCGGAGCCCGGCACCGTCGCCGCCGGCGAGCCGCTGCCCGAGTGGGAGCGGGACCTGTACGAGGGCACCGAGAAGAAGGCCGACGAGCCGGCTGCCGCCGCTGCTGCCGAGCCCGCCGCCGCTGCCCCCGTCGAGGCCGAGGAGCCGGCTGCTGCCGCTGCCGAGCCCGCTGCCCCCGCTGCGGAGCCGGAGCCCGTCGCCGCCGCTGCTGTTCCCGCCGAGTAA
- the tsf gene encoding translation elongation factor Ts, with protein sequence MANYTAAEVKKLRELTGAGMMDCKKALEESEGDFEKAVEFLRVKGAKDVGKRAGRTAANGIVSHSGKALLELNCETDFVAKTPDFVSLGQRFVEFGEANKVADAAALLAATLEDGKTVADTIQEYSAKIGEKIVLNRFTIVEGTVAVYLHRKAQDLPPQVGVLVEYTGKDDEAADNDARAVGMQIAAMRPKFLTREEVPAEVVETERRVAEQTAREEGKPEQALPKIIEGRVNSFFKDFVLLEQSSVVDNKKTVKQVTSEAGIQVTRFVRYEVGQE encoded by the coding sequence ATGGCTAACTACACCGCCGCGGAAGTGAAGAAGCTCCGCGAACTCACCGGTGCCGGCATGATGGACTGCAAGAAGGCGCTGGAGGAGTCCGAGGGCGACTTCGAGAAGGCCGTCGAGTTCCTGCGTGTCAAGGGCGCCAAGGACGTCGGCAAGCGGGCCGGTCGCACCGCAGCCAACGGCATCGTCAGCCACTCCGGCAAGGCGCTGCTCGAGCTGAACTGCGAGACCGACTTCGTCGCCAAGACCCCGGACTTCGTGTCCCTGGGTCAGCGGTTCGTCGAGTTCGGCGAGGCCAACAAGGTCGCCGACGCCGCCGCGCTGCTGGCTGCGACGCTGGAGGACGGCAAGACCGTCGCTGACACGATCCAGGAGTATTCCGCCAAGATCGGCGAGAAGATCGTCCTGAACCGCTTCACGATCGTCGAGGGCACCGTCGCGGTCTACCTGCACCGCAAGGCGCAGGACCTGCCGCCGCAGGTCGGCGTCCTGGTCGAGTACACCGGCAAGGACGACGAGGCGGCCGACAACGACGCCCGCGCGGTCGGCATGCAGATCGCCGCGATGCGGCCGAAGTTCCTGACCCGCGAAGAGGTCCCGGCCGAGGTCGTCGAGACCGAGCGTCGCGTGGCCGAGCAGACCGCTCGTGAGGAGGGCAAGCCGGAGCAGGCTCTGCCCAAGATCATCGAGGGCCGGGTGAACTCCTTCTTCAAGGACTTCGTCCTGCTGGAGCAGTCTTCGGTCGTCGACAACAAGAAGACGGTCAAGCAGGTCACCAGCGAGGCCGGTATCCAGGTCACCCGGTTCGTCCGGTACGAGGTCGGCCAGGAGTAA
- the pyrH gene encoding UMP kinase, whose translation MVTEQSATVDENPPTLRPRRVVLKLSGEVFGGGAVGVEPDVVQSLAKQIATVTRRGIQVAVVVGGGNFFRGAELQKRGMDRNRADYMGMLGTVMNCLALQDFLEKEGIETRVQTAITMAQVAEPYLPLRAIRHLEKGRVVIFGAGAGMPYFSTDTVTAQRALEIHADMVLMSKNGVDGVYTADPRIDPTAKKLETITFQGVLQRGLRVADQAAFSLCEENKLPMLVFGAEGDDTIVRACAGERIGTLITAG comes from the coding sequence ATGGTGACCGAGCAGTCCGCCACGGTTGACGAGAACCCGCCGACGCTACGGCCGCGGCGGGTCGTTCTCAAACTCTCCGGCGAGGTGTTCGGCGGCGGCGCGGTCGGGGTCGAACCCGACGTCGTGCAGTCGCTGGCGAAGCAGATCGCCACGGTGACACGGCGCGGCATTCAAGTCGCGGTCGTCGTCGGTGGTGGCAACTTCTTCCGCGGCGCCGAGCTGCAGAAGCGCGGCATGGACCGTAACCGGGCCGACTACATGGGCATGCTGGGCACGGTGATGAACTGCCTGGCCCTTCAGGACTTCCTGGAGAAGGAGGGCATCGAGACCCGCGTGCAGACGGCGATCACGATGGCCCAGGTCGCCGAGCCGTACCTTCCGCTCCGCGCCATCCGGCACCTGGAGAAGGGCCGGGTCGTGATCTTCGGCGCCGGCGCCGGTATGCCGTACTTCTCCACCGACACGGTGACCGCCCAGCGCGCGCTGGAGATCCACGCGGACATGGTGCTGATGAGCAAGAACGGCGTGGACGGCGTCTACACCGCCGACCCGCGGATCGACCCCACCGCCAAGAAGCTCGAGACGATCACCTTCCAGGGCGTGCTCCAGCGGGGTCTGCGGGTGGCCGACCAGGCCGCGTTCAGCCTCTGCGAGGAGAACAAGCTCCCGATGCTGGTCTTCGGTGCTGAGGGTGACGACACCATCGTGCGCGCGTGTGCCGGAGAGCGGATCGGCACGTTGATCACCGCAGGCTGA
- the frr gene encoding ribosome recycling factor has translation MIEETLFEAEEKMESAVEHAKEEFAAIRTGRATPAMFSKIVVDYYGAPTPVTQMASVGIPEPRMVIVKPYDASQLGPIERAIRDSDLGVNPNNEGTQLRIHLPQMTEERRREMVKVARGKSEDSRVSIRNVRRKAKDQIDKLVKDGETGEDEGHRAEKELDDLTHRYVSIIDELLKHKEAELLEV, from the coding sequence GTGATCGAGGAAACCCTCTTCGAGGCCGAGGAGAAGATGGAAAGCGCGGTCGAACACGCCAAGGAGGAGTTCGCCGCCATCCGGACCGGCCGGGCTACTCCCGCGATGTTCTCCAAGATCGTGGTGGACTACTACGGCGCGCCCACGCCGGTGACGCAGATGGCCTCGGTCGGCATCCCGGAGCCGCGCATGGTCATCGTCAAGCCCTACGACGCGTCCCAGCTGGGGCCGATCGAGCGGGCGATCCGTGACTCGGACCTCGGGGTCAACCCGAACAACGAGGGTACGCAGCTCCGGATCCACCTTCCGCAGATGACGGAGGAGCGGCGCCGCGAGATGGTCAAGGTCGCCCGCGGCAAGTCCGAGGACAGCCGCGTCTCGATCCGTAACGTGCGCCGTAAGGCCAAGGACCAGATCGACAAGCTGGTCAAGGACGGCGAGACCGGTGAGGACGAGGGCCACCGTGCGGAGAAGGAGCTCGACGACCTGACCCACCGCTACGTCTCGATCATCGACGAGCTGCTCAAGCACAAGGAAGCCGAGCTGCTCGAGGTCTGA
- the rlmN gene encoding 23S rRNA (adenine(2503)-C(2))-methyltransferase RlmN produces the protein MTILPVIPISPDQPDTLQSGTVNIRRRPSMPPRHLADLDLAGRKSAMADLGEPAFRAKQISTHYFGRLVRDAAAMTDLPAATRERIAAELLPTLLTPIREQACDDGATRKTLWRLHDGALVESVLMGYPDRITACVSSQAGCGMACPFCATGQQGLTRNLSVAEIVDQVVYLAGVAASGKVTGSPPRLSRVVFMGMGEPLANYPRVIEAVRRLTTPAPEGLGLSQRHITVSTVGLVPAMRRLIAEQLSVTLALSLHAPDDDLRDELVPVNQRWKVAEVLDAAFEYVAQTGRRVSIEYALIRDVNDQPWRADMLGRLLNGKLAHVNLIPLNPTPGSKWDASPKPVEREFVRRLREAGISTTVRDTRGQEIDGACGQLAAGELTDASAGGAAADAEVAQ, from the coding sequence ATGACGATTCTTCCGGTCATCCCGATCAGTCCCGACCAGCCCGACACCCTGCAGTCCGGGACGGTGAACATCCGCCGCCGTCCCAGCATGCCGCCCCGCCATCTCGCCGACCTCGATCTGGCCGGCCGTAAGAGCGCGATGGCCGATCTCGGCGAGCCCGCCTTCCGGGCCAAGCAGATCTCCACCCACTATTTCGGCCGCCTGGTCCGGGACGCCGCGGCGATGACCGACCTGCCGGCCGCCACCCGCGAGCGGATCGCCGCCGAGCTGCTGCCCACGTTGCTGACCCCGATCCGGGAGCAGGCGTGTGACGACGGTGCGACCCGTAAGACACTGTGGCGCCTGCATGACGGCGCGCTCGTCGAGAGCGTCCTGATGGGCTACCCCGACCGGATCACCGCGTGTGTCTCCAGTCAGGCCGGGTGCGGCATGGCGTGCCCGTTCTGTGCGACGGGTCAGCAGGGCCTGACCCGCAACCTGTCGGTGGCCGAGATCGTCGACCAGGTGGTCTATCTGGCCGGGGTGGCGGCCTCGGGCAAGGTCACCGGTTCTCCGCCGCGCCTGTCCCGCGTGGTCTTCATGGGGATGGGCGAGCCGCTGGCCAACTATCCGCGGGTGATCGAGGCGGTTCGCCGTCTGACCACCCCGGCTCCGGAGGGTCTCGGGCTCTCACAACGGCACATCACGGTGTCCACGGTGGGTTTGGTGCCCGCTATGCGCCGGTTGATCGCTGAACAGCTCTCGGTGACTCTTGCGCTGTCACTGCACGCCCCCGATGATGATCTGCGCGATGAGCTTGTGCCCGTCAACCAGCGTTGGAAGGTAGCCGAAGTGCTCGATGCCGCGTTTGAATACGTGGCACAGACCGGCCGCCGGGTTTCCATTGAATACGCCCTGATCAGGGACGTAAACGATCAGCCCTGGCGCGCCGACATGCTGGGCCGCCTTCTGAACGGCAAGCTGGCTCATGTGAATCTCATCCCGCTGAACCCGACTCCGGGCAGCAAGTGGGATGCGAGCCCGAAACCGGTCGAGCGAGAGTTCGTCCGCCGGCTACGAGAAGCCGGTATCTCGACGACCGTTCGTGACACCCGGGGGCAGGAGATCGACGGCGCGTGCGGCCAGCTGGCCGCGGGCGAGCTGACGGACGCGAGCGCTGGGGGCGCCGCAGCCGACGCGGAGGTGGCACAGTGA